The following DNA comes from Gloeomargarita sp. SKYB120.
CCATTTCTTTTCGGCTCAGGAATTAGAGGACTTGAGCGCCCGGATCAACCCGCTAGTCCCCCTGGACCTGGGCTATTACCCGCTGCTCAAGCCCGGCGAGCGGTTTCCCATCTGTGACCCCCACTTGGCACCCCGGCTCGACCCCCGTCCAGACGATCCGGTGCAATTTTTACAAGCCCTGTTGACTGCGATGGCCCGCATCGAAGCCGAAGGGTATCGCTTGCTGCAAACCCTAGGGGGGCCAGCGTTACAACGGGTGTTTACTAGCGGCGGCGGCAGTCGCAACCCCACCTGGCAAGCGATTCGCCAACAACTGCTAGGGGTACCGGTTCTGGTGGCCCAACAGCAGGAAGCGGCCTGGGGCACGGCGCGGTTAGCCCAGGGTCTGCCTGATAGGTTGAACGCTGAGATAAACTGTTAAGCAGTGTTAAAAGTTGGGGGCGATGCGGGTAGCCATTATTGGGGCGGGTCTAGCGGGTTTAGCGGCGGCGGTCACGCTGGTGGACCACGGGCACCAGGTAACGGTGTATGAAGGGCGCCGGTTTGTCGGGGGTAAAGTGGGGAGCTGGCGAGACGACCAGGGCCATCACATCGAAATGGGCTTGCACGTCTTTTTCCACAACTACGACAACCTGTTTGCCCTGATGCGCCAGGTGGGGGCCTACGAAAACTTGTTGCCCAAGGAACATGTGCATACGTTTGTCAATCGCGGCGGCCAGCTCGGGCACTTGGATTTTCGGTTTCCCTTGGGAGCCCCATTTCACGGGTTAAAGGCGTTTTTCACCACGGAGCAACTCACCTGGTGGGACAAGTTACGCAATGCCATTGCCTTGGGCACCAGTCCCATCGTTCCGGGGTTGCTGGACTATGAAGGGGCAATGCGGCGAATTCGGGCCTTGGACTGCTATAGTTTTGCCGATTGGTTTCGCCGGCATGGCGGGTCGCAGCACAGTTTGGAACGGCTCTGGAACCCGATTGCCCTGGCGCTGGGGTTTATTGATACCGAGCAGATTTCCGCCCGTTGTATGCTCACGATTTTTCTCATGTTTGCCGCCCGCACGGAAGCGTCGCGGTTGAACATGCTCAAGGGGTCGCCGGATACCTATTTGCATCAACCGCTGGTGCGCTACATTCGGGAGCGGGGGGGCGAAATTTTCACGTCCCGGCGGGTGCGGCAAATCGAGTTTGCCGAAGTCAATGGCGAAACGCGAGTGACGGGTCTGGTGGTGGCCAACGGCGAGCAGGAGGAACGGGTGACGGCGGATGCCTACGTCGCGGCCTGTGATGTGCCAGGGATTCAGCGGCTGTTGCCCCAACAGTGGCGGCGCTGGCCGGAATTCGACCGGATTTACAAGTTAGACGCCGTGCCGGTGGTAACGGTGCAGTTGCGCTTTGACGGTTGGGTGACGGATCTATCGGGGTCGGCGGTCAACGGTTCCCAACCTAGGGGCCTGGACAACCTGCTCTACAGCGCCGATGCGGACTTCTCTTGCTTTGCCGATTTAGCGCTCACCAGCCCGGCGGACTATTACCGGGAAGGGCAAGGGTCCTTGTTGCAGGTGGTGTTGACGCCGGGAGACCGGTTTATCCCCATGCCGAATGAGCAAATTGCCCAGCATGCCTTGGCCCAGGTGCGGGAGTTGTTCCCAGCGGCGCGCAACCTGAACCTGACCTGGTATAGTGTGGTGAAACTGGCCCAATCCTTGTATCGGGAAAATCCCGGGATGGAGCCGTTCCGTCCGCCCCAAAAGACGCCGGTTCCCAACTTTTTCCTGGCGGGGAGTTACACGCAGCAGGACTACATTGACAGTATGGAGGGGGCGGTGATTTCCGGGCGACAGGCAGCACAGGCGGTCTTAGCGTTTTTGGAGTGAACCGATGACAGAGTGGTTAGAGCATACGGTGCAGGTCACGGTAGGGATTCCTGTAAGTTTGGCGTGGGCCTTGTGGTCGGACTTGGAACGTATGCCCCAGTGGATGCAGTGGATTCGCTCGGTGGAGGTGCTGCCGGACCAACCGGAGTTATCGCGCTGGCATCTGGCAACACGGGGCCTGGACTTCAGTTGGCAATCGCGCATCGTGAAACAAATTCCCCACCAGATCATCCAATGGGAGTCAGTGACCGGCTTGCCCAATCGCGGGGCGGTGCGGTTTTACGACCGGGGCAACCAGTGCGTGGTGAAATTGACGGTGGCCTATTCCCTGCCAGCGTGGGTGAGTCAATGGGTGGATGGACTGGTCGGCCCCTATGTGGAACGGACGTTGCAGGCGGATTTGGAGCGCTTTCGGGAATACAGCGAAAACCTAGCCCCCACAGCACTGGCGCAAGCGCTGAATTAAACGGGAATTTTCTGCCGGTGTGCCAATCGTCAGCCGCAGTCCCCCGCCAGTGTGCCGCACCACTGTACCCAGGTCGTACAACTGCTGGTAGAGCTGCTCGGGGGCCAGGCGTGTAGGTCGGCTAAAGATAAAGTTGGCTTGGCTAGGCCATAGTTGGATGCCCGGACATTTGCGCAGCTCGGCCATGACCCGTTCCCGCTCAGTCAAGATTTCCGGGATGGTGCTCAGGAGTTGCCGGCGCTGGGTCAGAGCCAATTGGGCGGCTAAAAGGGAAAAACCGCTCAGGTTATAGGGCAACCGGACATGTTCCAGCGCGGTAATCACTTCGGGATGGGCAATGGCGTAACCAATCCGCAAATTGGCCAGGCGAAATGCCTTGGAAAAAGTGCGCAAAATGACCCAGTTCGGGCGGCTAAGCAATTCCGCCAAGAGCGTGTCCTGACTAAACTCAAAATAGGCTTCGTCAATCACCACCAGAATTTTGGGGGGCAACTGCTTGAGCCATTCCCGTTCTTGAGCGGTTAATCCATTGCCCGTGGGGGAATTCGGATGCACCACAAACACCACGCGAATAGGTTCTTGCTGGATGAGTTCGTTCGCTTTCGATAGATGCATCTCAAACTGCTCGTTACGCCCCGCATCCCACACCGGAATCCCCAGCGTCCGCGCCAGGATTTTGTACATCGAAAACGTGGGTTCTGCAATTAAAATGCCAGCATTTTGACCAAGGCAGGTCGCAATCAGGACAGAGCGAATCAACTCGTCAGAACCGTTGCCAATCGTTAACCACTCGCCGGTGAGTTTGTTTTTGGGGTTGGCCCCTAGTTGTTCGCCCAAGTATTGCACCAATTCCTGTTTGAGTTCTGCGTGGGTGCTATCGGGGTAGCGATTGTTCTGAATATCTTGGCGGTAGAGCCACACCAGTTTTTCCTTGAGCGCCGGCGGCCAGTCCCAGGGCGATTCATTCCCATCTAGCCAGTCGGTTCCTGCGTCCCGCGCCGGTGGGTGATAGACCGCTAAGTTGGCTAAGTCCGGTCGCAAACAGGGCAACATTTTGACCATTGGCTCCCAACGGTTGCTTTATCCTAGCGCTTTGCCGGCCCATTATCCCATCCGCAACGGTAACTCTCGTTCCTGTACGGCTTCAGCCGCATAGCGAAGTGCTTCCCGAATGTCTTCCTGTTCCAGGTCGGGGTAAGCTGCCAGGATTTCTGGGGCGCTGAGACCTTCAGCCAGCATACCCACTACAGTCGCTACGGGAATGCGCAACCCCCGAATA
Coding sequences within:
- a CDS encoding histidinol-phosphate transaminase, translating into MLPCLRPDLANLAVYHPPARDAGTDWLDGNESPWDWPPALKEKLVWLYRQDIQNNRYPDSTHAELKQELVQYLGEQLGANPKNKLTGEWLTIGNGSDELIRSVLIATCLGQNAGILIAEPTFSMYKILARTLGIPVWDAGRNEQFEMHLSKANELIQQEPIRVVFVVHPNSPTGNGLTAQEREWLKQLPPKILVVIDEAYFEFSQDTLLAELLSRPNWVILRTFSKAFRLANLRIGYAIAHPEVITALEHVRLPYNLSGFSLLAAQLALTQRRQLLSTIPEILTERERVMAELRKCPGIQLWPSQANFIFSRPTRLAPEQLYQQLYDLGTVVRHTGGGLRLTIGTPAENSRLIQRLRQCCGG
- a CDS encoding DUF433 domain-containing protein, with amino-acid sequence MKYSRITVDPEQMGGVPCIRGLRIPVATVVGMLAEGLSAPEILAAYPDLEQEDIREALRYAAEAVQERELPLRMG
- a CDS encoding SRPBCC family protein, producing the protein MTEWLEHTVQVTVGIPVSLAWALWSDLERMPQWMQWIRSVEVLPDQPELSRWHLATRGLDFSWQSRIVKQIPHQIIQWESVTGLPNRGAVRFYDRGNQCVVKLTVAYSLPAWVSQWVDGLVGPYVERTLQADLERFREYSENLAPTALAQALN
- the zds gene encoding 9,9'-di-cis-zeta-carotene desaturase, encoding MRVAIIGAGLAGLAAAVTLVDHGHQVTVYEGRRFVGGKVGSWRDDQGHHIEMGLHVFFHNYDNLFALMRQVGAYENLLPKEHVHTFVNRGGQLGHLDFRFPLGAPFHGLKAFFTTEQLTWWDKLRNAIALGTSPIVPGLLDYEGAMRRIRALDCYSFADWFRRHGGSQHSLERLWNPIALALGFIDTEQISARCMLTIFLMFAARTEASRLNMLKGSPDTYLHQPLVRYIRERGGEIFTSRRVRQIEFAEVNGETRVTGLVVANGEQEERVTADAYVAACDVPGIQRLLPQQWRRWPEFDRIYKLDAVPVVTVQLRFDGWVTDLSGSAVNGSQPRGLDNLLYSADADFSCFADLALTSPADYYREGQGSLLQVVLTPGDRFIPMPNEQIAQHALAQVRELFPAARNLNLTWYSVVKLAQSLYRENPGMEPFRPPQKTPVPNFFLAGSYTQQDYIDSMEGAVISGRQAAQAVLAFLE